The following DNA comes from Triplophysa dalaica isolate WHDGS20190420 chromosome 5, ASM1584641v1, whole genome shotgun sequence.
TGACGTCTACTTGACCTCAACACACTGATGTCCTTTTGACTATTAAAACAGTAACACAGAATGTATCCGCTGAAGACAATACGGTGTATAAAGCTAGATCTAAAAATTAAAGGTTACCCAgagagcagaaaaaaacattgaattaatGTTAAAAGTTGTTCTGTCAatgttaatgacatttttgatatttaataaaataattgtgatcagtgtttgcttgaGTTGGGATCTTGAGTCTTTTTCTGTGATCAAGTCATTTCTCTTTCAATACTTGCAATAGTATTTGGGATAAGAACACTTTTGGACATCAACATTAAACTCACGCTCTAGTATCACACAgtattttcacattattaacacaacacactcaAAATGAATGATGTAATTTCAAAGTGATTTTATCAAATATACATTGAGGCTCATGGATTgccaaaaaatcttaaaatgaaaaagtaaaactATTTGTAAATAAGTTTTGTTCAACATCAATTTGAAGACTTTTTAACTTCAAGGTGCTCACTTATGGTGTCAGATTTATATCACCAGTGgccttatttataaaatgtgtgtacGCAAAAATACAcgtcaacatttatatttataataacgGTCTCTGATGTGTAAAAGTGCTACAGGCGTCACGTCAGGGTCTGAGCAGACGAACACACTTTTGCTTGTCAAAGTGCTGCTGGTTTTTGGAAGTATACGTCATTCTTGCCACTCGTAAAGGATTTGGAAGTTGACAGGTGCTATCTCATATATCAATAACATAAATTACACATTATTGAAAGGAGGAGATCTGAAACTGTTCAGCTGTGCGCAATATCACGATCATTTGAGATTTATAGATTTCACTCACTCTGTTTGCAGATGAATGAAGGGCTGTTGAGCATGTTGATCATCTATCAGAGCATCAGGACCTACAGCACCACACGCTCGCTTCTGACCAGTTATGTCACGTATACTAGACAGACAGTTAATGGAGGACATGCAGACGTTTGTTCCATCTGAACACTTCCATCAGTCTCTGAAAAGACCAATCCATGCTCTTGAAAATCCTCACATCATGGTCAGCAGCAGGTCATTCTCAGCTTGAGTGTGAACGGTGGTCAGATCTGTGTAGTGTCTGCAGTGACTCTGAGCATCAAGACAAGACATCCAAACATCAGTAATAGACACAAACTTGTCTGCAGTGACTCTGAGCATCAAGACAAGACATCCAAACATCAGTAATAGACACAAACTGTCTGCTCCGGTTTACATATGTAGAATGACATGAAACATGAGAAAAAATCAATTGAATTGTTTTTCACacttttaaacaagaaaatgtgattttgttgaATAATTTGTGGATCTATGATTCCCAGTGCTGgtgtgtattccagaaagcaggtTAACTTACCGTCAGCTAAACTCTGAACTCTTGGTTGATAAACCCAAACTTGTTTACTCGGGGTCTGTCTGTTAAAAACACCTGAGAAGAGTTTGTTTAATCTCCCTAAAGATACTCAGAGTTAACAcgctcacagaaacaacatgaagacactgtcaatggatcacagatCTCAccagtcaccatggaaacggccgacaagcttaaagtttttgactgtaaaagAACTTTATAAATCTGAGTTTTCTTCACAGAAGACTTAAATCTGCTTCAATGTATAAAGTGTGGGATAAAAAtcatcaaattaaattatttataggttatatgtttataaaactataaacgctatgaattaattatttaattaaatacataaatattataaatatatgcactatttttatactataatatttatagCATAAATTCATTATGGCTATAtttgttacataaactgtagatttgttgagatgtttatctgttattttaacctgtctgtctgtatttgatcacattggtcattttgaaggcagtattaaacctttattttgttcctttattttgttaaagagtTTCTCTATTGAGTGAAGTTAATAAAAGAATAACTGATCAAGGAAAAGATGCTTCCTTCTCGTACCGTACACCAGGGCTGGTCAACAGGCCCGCCAATCATCTTTACCAAACCCACCTTAACATTTCTAATAACTGCATAGACTTTAAGAATGTTGTGCTTTCAGAAATGCACGTCCTGAGACGCCACGACTTTAAATCCAAAACACTGCTATAATCAATACGAAAGTAATTTCGGTGGCTCGATTTCCAtcttataaagcgatttgatcgaAGAAACTTTGAAAATTAACTGCAGGAAGAGAACTACACCACATGAACTGTTGTCTCAgataaggaaaaaacaatgttgttgttattactgcattcattatgtatgatttaaaaagCTTTGTTAATGAAAACAGATGTTCATCTTCCTCCAGAACTTACACTTCAAAAGATCTGCACTTATAAATGTGTGGGGCACATGAATGTGATTGTCATTCACCTGAGGATTTGATAATAGTGTTAaagtttcttgcacagatcgATTGATTCGTTTTATTAGACGCCAGTTTAACATCAAGGGGCGGAGATAACTTTTCTGCTGAATTTATGagcattttttactttcattaactttcattaattcaatatcttcataaatatcttctagAGAAAAACAATACCACACATATCTTGGAAGTATCGGGGGactggggtgagtaaataaacagcaatttcattcagtgtattagtcaatataaaatacaattataaagacACTATCTCTTTGATTAAATATCATGAATAGTTatatactggatgcaatatttgtgtgcatactTTAATATATGATCTGTaagtaaaagcaacaaaaacagtataaaaggaacaaatgcaataaataacagaaatacaaaataaaagaaattatgATATGGGAACTGGCCCGCATCCTATTTATTCTTTTGGAATCTGGTCCTCAAAGAAAAGaagttgaagacccctgatgTACACAGTCAGAAGTACACAGTCAGTGCTCAAAGactaataaacacatacagccAGACTGTGTATAGTTATGAAACTCTGACTGACCTCAGTCAAAATGATAAGTCTCCAAACATTCATCAGACCAACGATTGCCCATTATGAAATGTcggttttctgttctgttaatctgttattgttactattttcCAGTAATAATTTGGTGCAAAGTTCATGATTGCAAATTCTATTacaagaataaatgaataaataaatatatttatttggtttaaattatgTCCCGTGTTTTAACATCTACGGAAAGTAAATGgaaagtaaagtaaatgtaaattcaagtgAATTCTTCTAAAAGTATTGATATCAATATCAGCAATTCTGGTCCtgcatttactttatttgtacagCATCTCAAACCACTGTTTATAATCACACAGACATgtagaatcagtgtatgaatctcaacaatggtgacaatcaacaaaagaaaacttcataatgcaatgcatgctgggtaacatcatggTAGAAAACTCATCCATGAATACCAGCCTGTGTTGTAGTTGATCTGTTAATCTGAATTAGTCTGTTGATtttcaccactgttgagattcagacacatattcttgatgtctgtgtgtgtctgatcaCTGTAgattacagttttatttgcttCAAGGTTTCACACGTCTCCTCAAACTGTGGTTCTCATACAACTAGTGATACGTGatgtgaaacaacagaaaatgcaaaactaCAATACAATTTCAGATGTTTAATATGCCTCCatgatttataaatattgtatacATCTCATCCTATGTGCaattataaatagttgtatgtattattgttgtttatttatcattggtggATCTGATGGGCAGTTCAAACACTGAGCGGGAGCAGACAGACACTTCTGAGTCTCTGACTTTTTCTCTTCCGATGAGCTGCGTGTAAATGAagtttcttatgtatttctgcacttgaagcgttgtttaaagctgttgttattgctgtaaGGTGCTCATTCAACATGTGTCTGCATCTACTCcaggttaaatcaatgaagcgtGCGTTGAGATGTACTTTGGAAACACAACATTGACAAAAGCCGCTGCAGTAAAGTGTAATTCTGTTGTTTATAtacatctgttctcttaaagtatttgtgtatttatttatcttctgtgttaaatattctttccacattatttgtctttaatataagttTTTAGGCTTTCTGGAAGTccccacaaagttaataaatccccCAAAAGAGTTTACAGAGCCGTGTTTACTGTGCACTGTTTACtatgaattgggacacagctattGAGTCCTgacaatgagtgaatgaggAACAGTTTGTGTGTCATAATAGTATGTTGAAGTGTGCGGTGAGGTCTGGTGCTGGGGGCGTGGCTAACAGAGCATCTGAGTCTGTGACAGAGATCATTATCAGACATTTTATTCAGCTATTATGcaaaatcaaaacatgtttaagccAGAATTAAcagatataaatcaacacacaatTTAACTACGCTACACAAATGCAATAACACACATGCAGTTACACAAACCGTCAGACTCTGttgacatatttaaagtaatagttcacgaaaaaaatgaacattctgtcatcatttactcgccctcaagatgtttcaaatctgtgtaaaatactttgttctgctgaacacaaagacagaattttgaagaatgtgtgtaaccaaacaaaagattactatagtcaatggtgacccagaactgtttacttccccacattcttcaaaatatcttcttttgtgtacaaaggaaaaaatacaggttactgaaggtgagtaaatgatgaaagatgtttcatctgtggatgaactatcacattaatagagaaaagaagatattacaGACAGTCGTGGtttaatggttagagagtcgaaCTTCTGACCAGAAGGTTGCAGGTTCAATTCTTAGGGCCGGTGGCTtacgactgaggtgcccttgagattttattccaaaactgctgacatcactgtgtcttctggatgagtgttctgagtccttcttctgttttctgagaagataaaagtcaataaaagtgatgaagttctgctgtttgttttctggattgtttcaggtgactgtgaatgatgatgatgatgaaaactcacgcgctcttcctgcacagatgatctgaagaagaatgacagtaggagcagcaaacactgacacctcaacaatcactagaatcactagaagacacaagaacaccattaaatccatcaaactctcaaacacatgagaaacaaacacaagatgagttcagtgagagtttcactcatgtacttatgtaacaggacacatggatcacaatcaacacttcatacctcttattattattgatgttgtagttgatgctgtaaaaaacatagtttagtTTAGATGAGTCataatgtgcacacacacacacaaaacacacacacacacacacacacaaacgccgATAATgtaccttgttgttgtgtagtttctggtgtgttaagagttgagaatctctcagggtttgtggtggtcactagaatcttgtttgaatctgtagaagatgatgaatgttcagagacatcatactgtagaacatcacaatcatatttcatgtttatgtcatttcttcatcatcagtacagagtttaatgactgaagtcactttgagttcaggacactcctgtcagagtgatgtcttacctgtaaatctgacagtatatgtgactgaggtcttgatgtcattcttgtgtttgagcacacatctcaactctgtgttgtcgtcttcattcacgagtgttgtagtcagagagatgagacagagtttatctgatctaatctgatatctggagtctgtctgtagatcaacatcagtctgattcatccacaaCAGCTGGTATCCATAATAACTGAACTCATAATCACAGTCATATGTAAACAGCTGACAGGAGAAAGTGAGagatgtgtttgctcttatctcagtctgtgatgatgatgatgaagacactgaaacacaaatcacacaacacactctcagtactcatgagtttcagtgaaaacacaagagataaagagaactgtgatctgaagttaaacatgtgttcatataaatgaagagaaacactgaccatgaagaacatgtagattAACACGTGAATCAGGTTCATGATGATgtccattcacatattgtctgcaTGTGTAAACtccaccatcatgttgtgttgttttatagatgttgagagagcagtcagatgtcagactcagtctctcagatctctctgtgttattcttatttattcctccagtaaacacttctaCTTCAGATGATCTTGTATAATTACTGTAGatccatgtagttgaggagcattgatgaagagcatcattacaggacagagacacactttcaccagaactgatgaacacatgagtcacttctgcttcactcacacctgaaacagcagatgacatcattcatattaatacatcacaatatattcaaacagtttaatatttatctcttattataaaacagtcagttctggtccttgattctgattggctgagcggagatctaagccgttataaaatacctcAATTTATAACAGCTGACTGCACAACATAAcctttatatcattttatttactttattttatgaatccttgctaagcatatggaaGAACCCCGTGAAGCAGTGGCTTACAGTGTATTTTACTCAACTTTGTGtcgtgccacaacgcccttagctgttataaaatacactgtaacccactgcttcttgtggcttattgctttaatgacagatagattttgattatttttacatcatataaatcagaagatttgacagTAAATCATGTGATCTAGTTCCTCTATCATCGCTCTTGACATCAGACTTTTGAATGTGAGAataagacacatgaactctatgatatatgtgacatgagatgaaactgaacatgtttgtcagaatgtcagtgagagtaatgaaatgaaatctgatgaaataaatgtgttgtatagtttacctgtgaatagtgaagagagaaggatcagtcccagcagacatatatcactcttctcagtcatgttgtgtttctcttactgagtctcttctcatcatctacttatagttcttcatgagaacatttgtaactcttcctgtgtttctcatttcctcttttctcatcgactgagtcatgacacaaTAACGGCCTACAATTCTGTACTTtagtaatatttgtaaaatacttctgttgtcttaaaataattggacacagggatcagtta
Coding sequences within:
- the LOC130421315 gene encoding uncharacterized protein LOC130421315 yields the protein MTEKSDICLLGLILLSSLFTGVSEAEVTHVFISSGESVSLSCNDALHQCSSTTWIYSNYTRSSEVEVFTGGINKNNTERSERLSLTSDCSLNIYKTTQHDGGVYTCRQYVNGHHHEPDSRVNLHVLHVSSSSSSQTEIRANTSLTFSCQLFTYDCDYEFSYYGYQLLWMNQTDVDLQTDSRYQIRSDKLCLISLTTTLVNEDDNTELRCVLKHKNDIKTSVTYTVRFTDSNKILVTTTNPERFSTLNTPETTQQQASTTTSIIIRVILVIVEVSVFAAPTVILLQIICAGRAQNRRRTQNTHPEDTVMSAVLE